AATTATTGGTCTTTAAAAACGACATGTCGGTTGTGGTTAATGGGAGTCCTACTAAGGAGTTTGTTGTAAAGAGAGGTTTAAGACAAGGGGATCCATTATCGCCTTTTCTTTTCGTTATTGTGGGGGAGGCTCTTACTAGGTTGGTGCGGAAATCCATTGAAATTGGAGAATATGAGAATTTGGTGATTAAGCGGAGTTGTAGTGtagatattcttcaatttgcggaagACACTTTAATGGTCAGCGAAGGTTCTTGGAAGCAAATAAAGGCTTTAAAGATtggtttgagagcttttgagctAGTCTCGGGTCTTGGCATCAATTTTCATAAAAGCAAATTGATTGGGATTAATGTTTCGCCTCACTTTATGGATGCCGCCTCTTTATATCTTTCTTGAAAGATTGAAGCTAGTAATTTCTTTTTTCTTGGTATTCCCATTGGTTTCAACCCAAGGAAAGAGGCTACTTGGTTCCCGCTTTTGGATAAGATGAAAAATCATTTGATGGGATGGAAGAACCGTTTTCTAAATCTTTGAGGTAGGATCACGCTTTTGAAGTCTATTTTGAGTTCTCTCACTATTTTTACCATGTATTTCTATAAGATGCCGGCTAAAGTGGTTAAAGAATTTACTAAGTTACAAAGTAATTTCTTATGGGGGGAGTGGACGAGAAGAGGAacattcattgggttagttggaaagtTGTGATATTGCCTTATTTAAAAGGAGGTTTAGCCATTAAAGATATTAAAGACTTTAATCTTGTCCTTTTAAATAATTGGAGATGGAGGATTGTTAATGGTGGGAGGTCGTTGttgtttgatgttttgaaggctCATTATGGCGATTTAAGCATGCATGTTTTATGTGGAGGGGATTCTTTCAAACTTTCTTTATCATCTTTTTGGTGGCGGGACTTGCTAAAGGTTGGTAATTTTACTCCTTTTGCTAAGGATCCTTTTATTTCCAATTGTTGTTTTAAACTGGGAAATGGTTTTATCACCCCGTTTTGGGAAGCTTGTTGATTAAATTATTCTATTTTGATGGAGGTTTTTCCAGAGCTTTTGGCGATTTCTTCGTTGAATAAAGTGTCTGTAGCGGCTATGGGAGGTCGGTGTGAGGGGGTGTAGATATGGGGAGATTTAGGTATCTCGAAGGTTGTGTTTGTTGAGGCGGGTTTATTATCTAAGTTATTGGTTTTGCGGGCTCTTTTAGAGACGTTTGGGGGTATGAATGTTGTGAAGGATTCCGTGTGTTGGCTTATTGATT
The Vicia villosa cultivar HV-30 ecotype Madison, WI linkage group LG6, Vvil1.0, whole genome shotgun sequence genome window above contains:
- the LOC131614663 gene encoding uncharacterized mitochondrial protein AtMg01250-like yields the protein MSVVVNGSPTKEFVVKRGLRQGDPLSPFLFVIVGEALTRLVRKSIEIGEYENLVIKRSCSVDILQFAEDTLMVSEGSWKQIKALKIGLRAFELVSGLGINFHKSKLIGINVSPHFMDAASLYLS